The Tolypothrix sp. NIES-4075 DNA window AAAGCTGTAACCGTACAGTCTGAAGTCATCACAGAAAATGATGCTGCTGTGGGGTTGGTTGTGCGGCGAGCGTAAAAGTAATAAATATGATGCTTTGTGCGATCGCACAATTGGCTTGGGAATTAGTTCGACAGTTCGGCATCACGCCCGGCGCATATGTGACTTGCAGCGAGAAGAACACAGCATCGAGGTAGAGTTGCATCAACTTTTGGCTGAGTCAAAGTTTACCGCTTATCGGAAGGTTTTTAAGGATTTTGGTTTTGGGGTACGCCTGGAGGCAATTATCCTTAGCCAGATTTATCCGCTGTCGGCTTACTTTGGTGCTGATGGGAAACCAGAGGTCAGAATTCGCAAGGGTCGAAAATCTGGAAAGGCTACTAAACGCTACCTCTCACTGCGACGCTTTCAAAAATCCCTAGGGCTTGCTCCCTCAAAGGAAGCGTCAGGCGATAAAAGTAAAATCAAGATTGTTGGTGGTTCTGATTTGTGTCGTATCGCTTTCTGGCAGTGGGTTTTCACCCGCGTTGAGGCAAAGCGCAGCCGGATTGATAATGAGATTGGTGCAGCGCTGGGCGCTCAGTTGGATGCTGAGAAGGCGGCGGGGCGTCCGGTTCGATTAGTGCGATCGCGCATTAGTGCTAAAGCTGCGAAGTTACTATTTAGAAAATTAGTGGAGGCACTAGAGTGAAAGACAATCTGCTTTTCCAAGTCTGAAGAAATGCACGACTTAGTTATTGGATTATTTCTTAACCGCTACGAGTTTGGTCTAAACTTGTAACAACACTTTGATAACACTCCCCCCACAACCATGTCGGGATACAGGGGGGGATGTAGCTGAATGGGATTTAAGAGGATTATCGTTTAGCTTGACGTTTTGCTAATCTACGTTGAAGTAGGGATTCGCATTCTGAATGTGATTGATATAGTTTCACACCTTTCCTATGCTCGTAAACTTGAGACGATTCCCAAAGGCGTAGCTAGCTTAACGTATGATTTATATTTTTATTCAGTAACCCCGTTGTTTAAACCTCATCACAATCAAGTGTGCGCTCTATTTTTCCATCGCCTTCTGTTGTTGAAAGCCATTTATTGCATGGACATAACCACTTTTTATTAGAATCTCCATGTTCAATGGTTACCTTCTTTAGAAACCATCCTGAGTGCTCACCACTATTATCATGACGAATTGTAATTTTTTTTACCTTGTGAACATTTTTTTCGGCAAAACTAAACACATCATGTTTTCCTGGCTCGAAATTATCCTCACGATTACCAAGAGGTATCTCACCAGTTTTACCTGTTTCTCCGTGAATAGTGATGAAAACATTGGCATTTGTACCGGCACCGTCCAACTCTCCTGTAAATGTTGAAACTGTGTAATTAACAGCCATAGTAATCTCCTTTCAAAAATAGGATCTCGCTGGGATGGTAGTACAGCTAATTGACTGCGATAAGCCGGAGGCTTTAGCTTTTGCGTATCGCCAGTTGCTTGGGCAGAAGTATTGTCACTCATTCTAAACCTCGACGAAAAAAGCATTCACCCTACTCTTAGCACTGTGAAAACTCTTGTCAATCCTGACTAACATCTATATGATTTAATATATGGAGTCAGCTTCAAGCTGTCATCAATTCTGAGTCCATATTTTAAGTGACAAAAAGATCGCCGATGAGCGATCTGAAGTACTCAGATTCAACTGTACTTAAGTTCAGATTTATTTCAACTTAAGTTGAAATCATGAGGCTAAAGACTAGCAATTCCTCGCTTTAAAGCGATAATGGTTGCCTGGGTGCGATCTTTAGCTCCTAA harbors:
- a CDS encoding IS110 family transposase gives rise to the protein MKSSQKMMLLWGWLCGERKSNKYDALCDRTIGLGISSTVRHHARRICDLQREEHSIEVELHQLLAESKFTAYRKVFKDFGFGVRLEAIILSQIYPLSAYFGADGKPEVRIRKGRKSGKATKRYLSLRRFQKSLGLAPSKEASGDKSKIKIVGGSDLCRIAFWQWVFTRVEAKRSRIDNEIGAALGAQLDAEKAAGRPVRLVRSRISAKAAKLLFRKLVEALE
- a CDS encoding PLAT/LH2 domain-containing protein, producing MAVNYTVSTFTGELDGAGTNANVFITIHGETGKTGEIPLGNREDNFEPGKHDVFSFAEKNVHKVKKITIRHDNSGEHSGWFLKKVTIEHGDSNKKWLCPCNKWLSTTEGDGKIERTLDCDEV